The Nitrospinota bacterium DNA segment CGCGTTTCCCGTCTGCAACCGCATTTCACGAAATTTCCAACACCCGGTTGTCTGGGCAATGCGAAGTCAGAATCTTTGGCGCATCGGTTCGGTCTCGCTCTGGGCCGGGAAATGCGCGCGGTGGGGATCAATATGGACTACGCGCCGGTGCTGGACGTCAACACCAACCCGGAAAATCCAATTATTGGAATACGGGCTTTGAGTGACGAACCTGAATGGGCGGCAAAACTGGGTGTCGCGTTTATGCACGGGTTCCGGGAAGCGGGCGTGATCGCGGTTGGAAAGCATTTTCCCGGTCATGGGGACACATCCCAGGATTCTCATCTCACATTGCCTTCTGTGGATCGCGACGCCAAAACTCTGGAATCCGTCGAGCTTGTTCCCTTTCAGGCGGCGATTGACAATGGATTGGATGTGATCATGACTGCCCACGTTATCTACAAGGCCTGGGATGAAAAAACTCCCGCTACGTTTTCCGTCCCCATTATTAAAAATTTGCTGCGGGAAAAAATGGGGTTTCAAGGACTGATCATTTCTGATGATCTGGAAATGAAAGCGGTGCAGGATCATATTCCCTTTGAAGACTACCCCACGCTCGGCACAGAGGCGGGCATCGATCTCTTTCTGATTTGCCACGACACCGATAAAGTCAAAGCCCTTCTCAAGCAGATGCATCGCGACGTTTCTGCCGGGAAGATCCCATCGGCAACGATTGAAAGTTCGTTTCAAAGAATTTTAGCGGTCAAAAGCCGGATGCCCCATTTCGAATCCGGCCTTGCGGTCCTTGCGTTTCTCGTGAAAGAACACCAACCCCTGGTAGAGGAGATGCAATCCTTTCTGACGCTCTGAAAATTCTTTCCCATGCAAAGTGAAATTCCCGCATTGAACTTCCCTCTCTCCCGAATCAAACCCGTCCTCCCCGTTTTACTGTACGCGGCGCTGATCGGATACTTTTATTCCTTTTCACAATACGGGTTCAATATCTGGGATGAAGGCGGGTTCGCCAATGGAACTTTAAGGACCTTGAACGGCCAAAAGGCGCTTGAGGATTTCAATCCCAACGGCTACCTGCCGGGACGCTATATCTACGGGGCCCTATTTTTTAAACTGTTCGGAGTCGACATTCAGACTCTGCGTCTGAGCGTTGTCCTCCTGACACCGGCGATGGTCTTCATGGTCTATGCGATTTCGAGGCGGATCATGCCTCCGGGATTCGCTTTTCTCGCCGCTCTTCTTATGCTGTCGGCGCCCTCAATGTACTACAACCGTTTTTTCCCATTTTTTACGGTGTTAAATCTTTACTGCCTGCTCAATGTCCTCGAAAAAAAAAGAATTCAGGATTTTCTGTTGCTGGGCGGGTCGGTTCTCCTCGCGGGCTTTTTCAAATTCGAAATCGCCCTGATCGCGCTACTTATCTCACTGGCTCTGATCGCGGTTATTATCTTTCAGGGCAAGGAAGGGCTCCTTCTCCATAGAATTAGTGCAGAATCGCAATCGCCAAGGTCCAAACTGCTTTTGTGGTTATCCGGTACTTTTCTGACGGCGGCATTTTTTGCAACTCTCTGGTATTTTCTGCAACAGGATTTTTTCGGCAAAGTATTCCAACTGGTGGTGGAAGCGCACAACGTCTGGGGCAACCCGTTTCCAGATGTTTTTCCAATTGGCGCTCTCTATGAAAAACTGGGGCCGCACAAGATGTTCGAGCATCTGCTTTTTTACCTGCCTCTCTGGGTTTATGGAGCGGTGGGAGTTGTTCTTCTGCGGCGATTCATTCGACCTAAAATGAAAACCTCGCCAATGGATTTTGCCCTCTTGATAATTTTATCCTTTGGGATTTGCGTGTTCGGTCTTGTTATCTGGCGGGCCGGCTTCGATAACCTTTTAAGAACACTTCCGCCTTTTTATATCCTGTTTTGCTATCTGCTTTATTTGGCTCACAAAAATGTTCTGCACTGGCTTGGAGACTCTGAAGAAGCCACGCAACCGTTTGCTTTATCAAAAAAGATTCCTGTGAATGTTTTAGCGGTTTTTCTTCCCTTCGTATTTTTTTACGAGATGAATACTCATCATGGGTTTTACGCCGGCAGTATCGGGGCGATGAAACACGAGACGCAATTGGTTGCGCTGGATAGGCTTCGGGTGTACACCCATCCGGCGGAAGCCAAATGGCTTGAGGAAGTAGTGAATCGCATTGAGATTTATACCAACAAGGGCGACCCCATTCTGGCCCTGCCTCTCAATCCGGTTTTCTATTTTCTCACGGATCGTATCAACCCGACCCGCTACGATTGGATCTTGCCGGGCATGTTGACGCCAGAGGAAGAGAAAGGAATGGTCGAGCAATTAAAAACTGACCCACCCAAAATGATTATTTATGTGGACATCCCCATAGATGGGAAAGAGGAAAGACGACTGACCAACTACGCTCCCCAGCTATACGGGTTCATCGTCGAGAATTACCGGTTCGATGAAATGATCGGTCTGTTTCAGATTCTGCTTCCTAACAAGACTGGCTGACAATTGCCAGGGGTATAGCCCTTTCAGGCGAATACCCCCAGACAAATGACTGAGCGGAGCTTTATAAGGGGGGCGCACCGGACCCAAGGCCCGGTGCGTTGCGGAGTGGACTTTCTTTGCGATCAAATTTTGAACCTTCCAATGAGCTTTTGCAGACTCACCGCCATCGTGGACAACTCCGTGGCGGCGGTTTTAGTTTCAGCCGCTCCCCGGGAAGTGCTTTCAGCGGCGGTTGCCACTCCATTGATGTTATTGGCGATTTCCGTGCTGCCTCTGGCCGCATCGGTTACATTGCGGCTGATCTCACCGGTCGTCGCGGTTTGCTCTTCCACGGCGCTGGCGATAGTCCCCTGGTAATCGTTAATTCTATTAATGACCTGGGTGATTTCATCAATCGCCTTGACAGCGTTTTGAGTATCGCTCTGGATGGCCTGAATTTTCTTGCTGATATCATCGGTGGCCTTGGAGGTTTGATTAGCCAACTCCTTGACCTCGTTGGCAACCACCGCAAAGCCTTTACCTGCTTCTCCCGCCCTGGCCGCTTCGATCGTGGCATTTAAGGCCAACAGGTTGGTTTGCTCCGCGATGGAGGTGATGACTTTGACCACCTCGCCGATTTCCTTACTGCTTTGTCCCAGTTTAGCGACAGTCTCGTTGGTTTCCTTAGTCACCTGCACCGCAGACGCACCCACTTTTGCGGCTTCATTGGCATTTTGGGCGATTTCCCGGATGCTGGCGCCCATCTCCTCGGCGGCTGTGGCTACGGTCTGAATATTTCTGCTCACTTCATCCGCCGCCGCATTCACCACATTGGCCTGAGCTGATGTTTCCTCGGCATTAGCTCCCATCTGCTGGCTGGTGGCCGTCAACTCCTCAGCAGAGGACCCCAGAGTCTGCGCCGTTTTTCCGATATCACCAATACTTTTCCGTAAATCCGTTAAGAATTTTGACAACCCTTCTCCCATCTTGCCGATGGCATCTTCCCCTTTGACTGAAATTTCCTGTGTCAGATCTCCTTGTGCTGCGGCATTTACCACTACCAGCATGCTGTCAACATTTTCCTGCAACTCTTGCGCCTGTTGTCGCTCCCGTCCTTGGGCATCCTGGGCGGCTTTTTCGTTGGCCAGTTTCTGGGTGATCACCTCCCAGGTCACCATCGGCCCCAGGTAATTATTGTTTTAATCGTAGATAGCGCTTACCAAGAGGTCGAGGACTTCCGGCCCTAATTGGATTTGAGCCTGATGCGGAAGGTTCTTGGGATCGGACAATATTTTGCGCTGATG contains these protein-coding regions:
- the nagZ gene encoding beta-N-acetylhexosaminidase; the protein is MKAPSLLKEQIGQMMVTGFEGTTLNSQTEDLIVNHHIGGLILFERNFENPEQLIRLISDLQKLALSTPPFVPLFISVDQEGGRVSRLQPHFTKFPTPGCLGNAKSESLAHRFGLALGREMRAVGINMDYAPVLDVNTNPENPIIGIRALSDEPEWAAKLGVAFMHGFREAGVIAVGKHFPGHGDTSQDSHLTLPSVDRDAKTLESVELVPFQAAIDNGLDVIMTAHVIYKAWDEKTPATFSVPIIKNLLREKMGFQGLIISDDLEMKAVQDHIPFEDYPTLGTEAGIDLFLICHDTDKVKALLKQMHRDVSAGKIPSATIESSFQRILAVKSRMPHFESGLAVLAFLVKEHQPLVEEMQSFLTL
- a CDS encoding glycosyltransferase family 39 protein, translating into MQSEIPALNFPLSRIKPVLPVLLYAALIGYFYSFSQYGFNIWDEGGFANGTLRTLNGQKALEDFNPNGYLPGRYIYGALFFKLFGVDIQTLRLSVVLLTPAMVFMVYAISRRIMPPGFAFLAALLMLSAPSMYYNRFFPFFTVLNLYCLLNVLEKKRIQDFLLLGGSVLLAGFFKFEIALIALLISLALIAVIIFQGKEGLLLHRISAESQSPRSKLLLWLSGTFLTAAFFATLWYFLQQDFFGKVFQLVVEAHNVWGNPFPDVFPIGALYEKLGPHKMFEHLLFYLPLWVYGAVGVVLLRRFIRPKMKTSPMDFALLIILSFGICVFGLVIWRAGFDNLLRTLPPFYILFCYLLYLAHKNVLHWLGDSEEATQPFALSKKIPVNVLAVFLPFVFFYEMNTHHGFYAGSIGAMKHETQLVALDRLRVYTHPAEAKWLEEVVNRIEIYTNKGDPILALPLNPVFYFLTDRINPTRYDWILPGMLTPEEEKGMVEQLKTDPPKMIIYVDIPIDGKEERRLTNYAPQLYGFIVENYRFDEMIGLFQILLPNKTG